One region of Synechococcus elongatus PCC 11801 genomic DNA includes:
- a CDS encoding DUF3747 domain-containing protein, with protein MRNLFFLPLAALAGTLLTSFLPLAPQARASQFGQIEVDQSKFVLVASPIGNGSRHQLLIIEQVKNTRPCWSVIPETPTRIDPLLLSFNFSGICDRKIDSNGYSLRIAGVDLGLNYRLSIVRRNGQMLLVGQAFRSGPELVIAKANGESSGFAKLELQPGWRLGRRTFSGTPLGHIYLVTDQVPPGMALQGAQPRPSAAVTPPSVSSPVNPSPSSLQQPVTPRPLPSASQTPALTPPRLTPLRPLRPANPPQP; from the coding sequence ATGCGAAATCTTTTCTTCTTGCCCCTAGCGGCGCTAGCCGGCACCCTGCTGACAAGCTTCTTACCCCTAGCACCTCAGGCACGAGCCTCTCAATTTGGGCAAATTGAAGTTGATCAAAGCAAGTTTGTCTTGGTTGCTTCACCGATCGGCAACGGCAGTCGCCACCAGCTGTTAATCATTGAGCAAGTCAAAAACACTCGGCCCTGCTGGTCTGTGATTCCTGAGACGCCCACGCGTATTGACCCGCTGCTACTATCGTTCAACTTTTCGGGAATTTGCGATCGCAAGATTGACAGTAACGGCTACTCGCTACGAATTGCTGGTGTTGACCTGGGGCTGAACTATCGCCTCAGTATCGTTCGTCGTAATGGACAAATGCTGTTGGTCGGTCAGGCTTTCCGCAGTGGTCCTGAACTGGTGATTGCGAAAGCCAATGGAGAGTCCTCTGGCTTTGCCAAGTTAGAACTTCAGCCGGGTTGGCGGTTGGGGCGTCGTACTTTTAGTGGGACCCCTCTCGGCCATATTTACCTCGTGACCGATCAAGTGCCGCCAGGTATGGCCTTGCAAGGAGCACAACCTAGACCCAGTGCGGCAGTTACTCCGCCTAGTGTGAGCTCACCGGTCAATCCATCACCTTCTTCCTTGCAGCAACCTGTGACTCCTCGGCCACTCCCCAGTGCTAGTCAGACGCCAGCCTTGACTCCGCCTCGACTGACCCCTCTTCGGCCTCTACGCCCGGCAAATCCGCCTCAGCCCTGA
- a CDS encoding AbrB family transcriptional regulator, with amino-acid sequence MTSITPLTGKALLSRLKELGNASRSETAKACGYYSITKTGRERINFTAFYEALLASKGVAFDEAAPRKGRHPSYTVRVQSNGNLLIGSAYTKQLNLQVGDEFEIKLGRRQIRLVPVNGSDDESEE; translated from the coding sequence ATGACATCAATCACGCCACTGACCGGTAAAGCATTGCTATCACGACTGAAAGAACTTGGTAACGCCAGTCGTTCAGAAACGGCAAAAGCCTGCGGTTACTACTCAATTACCAAAACTGGCCGCGAACGCATTAACTTTACGGCGTTCTATGAAGCTCTCCTAGCTTCCAAAGGCGTTGCTTTTGATGAAGCAGCTCCGCGCAAGGGTCGTCACCCTAGCTACACTGTTCGTGTGCAGAGCAACGGTAATCTCTTGATTGGATCAGCTTACACCAAGCAGCTGAACCTACAGGTCGGCGACGAGTTTGAAATCAAGTTGGGTCGTCGTCAAATTCGTCTTGTCCCTGTCAACGGCAGCGACGACGAGTCTGAAGAATAA
- a CDS encoding AI-2E family transporter — MIADWRTWPAVVRWLLIAPLVALNFWLLQQLLNWLQPLTNMVLVAALVAFILDLPVRWLVQRRLPRSLALLMVLGVGILLITALVTWLLPRLLAEVNVLTQSLPHWYDAAKLEVLQFEAWTLSINLPLDWVSFFQRAVTEITDLAETLSTQLLSFTLEFFDGALNFLITVVLTLFLLVYGEEVSGTVLSRLPAPWRDRLASGLRQKFQAFLGGELIIASLYSVLLLIAFSLLKIPFSLLLALTLGIGSLVPFVDILLVISLSVVLLFQDPAIAAKLFTTVFLLGQINDNLIEPRLMGQIIGLNPVWILLSVLLGLKVFGVVGLFIAVPLASLASDWVNDWTSASAFTPRAQDAAVSGVKLP, encoded by the coding sequence ATGATCGCTGATTGGCGTACTTGGCCAGCGGTTGTCCGATGGCTGCTGATCGCACCATTGGTCGCTCTCAATTTTTGGCTCCTACAGCAGTTGCTGAATTGGCTGCAACCGTTGACCAATATGGTCTTAGTGGCGGCCTTGGTGGCGTTCATTCTCGACTTGCCCGTGCGCTGGTTGGTTCAACGCCGCCTACCGCGATCGCTGGCTCTGTTGATGGTCCTAGGCGTTGGCATTCTGTTGATCACGGCTTTAGTCACTTGGCTATTGCCCAGACTCTTGGCTGAAGTCAATGTGTTGACGCAGTCGCTACCCCATTGGTACGACGCAGCCAAATTGGAAGTTTTGCAGTTCGAAGCTTGGACGCTGTCCATTAATTTGCCCCTGGATTGGGTCAGCTTCTTTCAGCGAGCGGTGACGGAAATCACTGACCTTGCTGAGACGCTCAGCACACAGCTTTTGAGCTTCACCCTAGAGTTTTTTGACGGAGCGCTCAATTTCCTAATTACAGTAGTGTTGACGCTCTTCCTATTGGTCTATGGCGAGGAAGTCAGCGGGACGGTCCTGAGTCGTCTGCCTGCCCCTTGGCGCGATCGCCTGGCGAGTGGTTTGCGCCAAAAGTTCCAAGCCTTTCTGGGTGGTGAGCTGATCATTGCCAGCCTTTATAGTGTGCTGCTGCTCATCGCCTTCAGTCTGCTCAAAATCCCCTTTTCCTTACTCCTGGCCTTGACACTGGGCATCGGCAGTCTTGTCCCCTTTGTTGACATCCTGCTAGTCATCAGCCTGTCCGTCGTTCTTTTGTTTCAAGACCCGGCGATCGCGGCCAAGCTGTTCACTACCGTCTTTCTGCTTGGGCAAATCAATGACAACTTGATTGAGCCCCGCTTGATGGGCCAAATCATCGGCCTCAATCCGGTCTGGATCCTTCTCTCAGTGCTGCTGGGTCTCAAGGTTTTTGGCGTTGTTGGCCTCTTTATCGCCGTGCCGTTAGCCAGTCTGGCTAGTGATTGGGTCAACGACTGGACATCAGCATCTGCTTTCACGCCAAGAGCCCAGGATGCGGCTGTTTCCGGGGTAAAACTGCCCTGA
- a CDS encoding M20 family metallopeptidase, whose translation MLDRIREVTTRLEPRLLEIRRHLHAHPELSGHEHQTAAYVAGVLSSCGLQVREGVGRTGVVGDLIGSGRDRRCLALRTDMDALPIEEQTNLPFASRQQGIMHACGHDLHTTLGLGAAMVLSELGEPLPGTVRWLFQPAEEIAQGARWMVEAQALEGVDAILGVHVFPSIPAGTIGIRYGALTAAADDLEIVIQGESGHGARPHEAKDAIWIAAQIITMLQQAISRTQNPLRPVVLTIGQIQGGRAANVIADRVRLLGTVRSLHPETHAGLPDWIESIIASICKTYDAHYEFHYRRGVPSVQNDEALTRLVEAAAIEAWGNAAVEQIPEPSLGAEDFSVYLEQVPGMMFRLGVGYPDRHNPPLHHPQFEIDERALTVGVVTLAHSIWRYWQPGSH comes from the coding sequence GTGCTTGATCGAATTCGTGAGGTTACGACGCGTCTTGAACCGCGTCTTTTAGAAATTCGCCGCCATCTCCATGCCCACCCCGAGTTAAGCGGCCATGAACACCAAACCGCTGCCTATGTCGCCGGTGTTCTTTCGTCTTGTGGCCTACAAGTCCGCGAGGGGGTTGGGCGTACTGGGGTTGTGGGGGATTTAATTGGGTCCGGCCGCGATCGTCGCTGTTTGGCACTGCGTACCGATATGGACGCCCTGCCAATTGAGGAGCAAACCAATCTCCCCTTTGCCTCTCGTCAGCAGGGCATCATGCACGCCTGTGGACACGATCTCCACACGACCTTAGGCTTGGGAGCTGCAATGGTTCTGAGCGAGCTAGGTGAGCCACTGCCCGGAACTGTTCGCTGGCTGTTTCAGCCCGCTGAAGAAATTGCCCAAGGTGCCCGCTGGATGGTAGAAGCCCAAGCCCTTGAAGGCGTCGATGCCATTCTGGGTGTGCATGTCTTCCCCTCGATTCCTGCCGGCACAATTGGCATTCGCTATGGAGCGCTAACAGCTGCTGCGGACGATCTGGAAATCGTCATCCAGGGAGAATCAGGACATGGAGCCCGTCCCCACGAAGCAAAGGATGCGATTTGGATCGCCGCGCAGATTATTACGATGCTGCAGCAGGCGATTAGCCGCACACAAAACCCTCTACGGCCAGTGGTCTTAACCATTGGGCAAATTCAAGGAGGTCGTGCTGCCAATGTGATTGCCGATCGCGTCCGACTCCTCGGCACCGTCCGATCGCTTCACCCTGAAACCCATGCAGGCTTACCTGACTGGATCGAAAGCATTATTGCCAGTATTTGTAAAACCTACGATGCTCACTACGAATTTCACTATCGTCGTGGGGTTCCATCCGTGCAAAACGATGAAGCCCTGACCCGTTTGGTTGAGGCAGCAGCGATCGAGGCATGGGGAAATGCTGCAGTTGAACAAATTCCTGAACCGTCTTTAGGAGCTGAAGATTTCTCAGTCTATTTAGAGCAAGTTCCAGGCATGATGTTTCGTCTTGGCGTGGGCTATCCAGATCGACACAACCCACCGCTCCATCATCCGCAATTTGAGATTGATGAACGGGCTTTAACCGTTGGCGTTGTGACATTAGCTCACAGTATTTGGCGTTATTGGCAACCAGGATCTCACTGA
- the def gene encoding peptide deformylase codes for MTAAVAIQVAKKKLAKPPLDLHYLGDRVLRQPAKRISRIDDELRQTIRQMLQTMYSADGIGLAAPQVGIHKQLIVIDLEPEDEQAPPLVLINPKIERTSGDLEQCQEGCLSIPGVYLDVERPEIVEVSYKDENGRPQRLVADGLLARCIQHEMDHLNGVLFVDRVENRLELNEALDKKGFAVQAVRPVTQSR; via the coding sequence ATGACCGCTGCTGTCGCCATTCAAGTTGCCAAGAAGAAACTGGCGAAGCCTCCGCTTGACTTGCACTATCTCGGCGATCGCGTCCTGCGGCAACCGGCCAAACGCATCAGCCGAATTGACGACGAACTGCGGCAAACGATTCGGCAGATGCTGCAGACCATGTATAGCGCCGACGGTATTGGCTTGGCTGCCCCTCAAGTGGGTATCCACAAACAATTGATCGTGATTGATCTAGAGCCGGAGGACGAGCAAGCTCCCCCCCTCGTCTTGATCAATCCCAAAATCGAGCGCACTAGCGGTGATTTAGAGCAGTGCCAAGAAGGCTGCTTGAGTATTCCCGGCGTCTATCTGGACGTAGAGCGGCCAGAAATCGTTGAGGTTTCCTACAAGGATGAGAACGGTCGCCCCCAACGCTTGGTGGCTGATGGTTTGCTCGCGCGCTGTATCCAACATGAGATGGATCACCTCAACGGCGTTCTCTTTGTCGATCGCGTCGAAAACCGTCTGGAGCTGAACGAGGCCCTCGACAAAAAGGGGTTTGCCGTCCAGGCTGTTCGCCCTGTCACGCAGTCACGCTAG
- a CDS encoding tetratricopeptide repeat protein has translation MRIESAALAQRTHMLQQLIAWTLVLVLGISSAAQASTLEELYQVAMEASYRGEFVKAEQLWSEAIAIAPDNAALWSNRGNVRVSQNHLQEAIADYDESVRLAPTAPDPYLNRGTAWEGLREWDKAIADYEQVLQLAPEDAAAHNNLGNVRSSLGEYEQALAEFETASRLAPGFAFASANVALTLFQLDRVPEALQRMRSLVRKYPNFADMRAALTAVLWQEGQRGEAESNWVAVMGLDSRYRDLTWVRQIRRWPPAAVTALEQFLALQ, from the coding sequence ATGCGGATAGAATCAGCAGCATTGGCACAGAGAACCCACATGCTGCAGCAATTGATTGCTTGGACGCTTGTTTTGGTGCTGGGAATCAGTAGTGCTGCCCAAGCCTCAACACTGGAAGAGCTGTACCAAGTGGCGATGGAAGCCAGCTATCGCGGCGAATTTGTCAAAGCGGAGCAACTCTGGAGCGAGGCGATCGCGATCGCCCCAGACAATGCTGCTCTCTGGAGCAACCGCGGCAATGTGCGAGTCAGCCAGAACCATTTGCAAGAGGCGATCGCCGATTACGACGAATCGGTTCGGCTAGCCCCAACGGCGCCTGACCCCTACCTGAATCGCGGCACGGCTTGGGAAGGATTGCGGGAATGGGACAAGGCGATCGCAGACTATGAGCAGGTGTTGCAACTTGCACCCGAAGATGCTGCTGCTCACAACAATCTGGGCAATGTGCGATCGAGTCTGGGTGAGTATGAGCAGGCCCTTGCCGAGTTTGAAACGGCAAGTCGATTGGCACCGGGCTTTGCTTTTGCCTCCGCCAATGTCGCCCTGACGTTATTCCAGCTCGATCGCGTGCCAGAAGCACTGCAACGGATGCGATCGCTGGTGCGCAAGTATCCGAACTTTGCTGACATGCGAGCCGCTCTAACAGCAGTACTTTGGCAGGAGGGTCAGCGCGGTGAAGCCGAAAGCAACTGGGTCGCGGTCATGGGACTCGATTCCCGCTATCGAGATCTGACCTGGGTGCGCCAAATTCGCCGTTGGCCACCCGCTGCAGTCACTGCCCTTGAGCAGTTCCTTGCCTTGCAATAG